Proteins from a genomic interval of Desulfobacterales bacterium:
- a CDS encoding trypsin-like peptidase domain-containing protein: MSVTQGHVRRTFENMLQVNTSIHSGNSGGPVIDVRGKVIGIDSGVAIGWTAAPVPIATPLSDIGMILPW, encoded by the coding sequence CATGTGCGTCGCACCTTTGAAAATATGCTCCAGGTTAACACCTCTATCCATAGCGGCAACAGCGGCGGACCGGTCATTGACGTTCGCGGCAAGGTCATCGGTATTGACTCCGGTGTGGCCATCGGATGGACAGCCGCACCGGTTCCGATAGCCACCCCGTTGTCTGACATCGGAATGATCCTGCCCTGGTAA